In one window of Gemmatimonadota bacterium DNA:
- the fliG gene encoding flagellar motor switch protein FliG, whose translation MATAAEREPLSGAQKAAVLCMSLGTEVASKVMQLLAPEQVEVVSREIAAMPLADTRTVEGVLMEYRQVARAVQSLSEGGLGRAQEILEQSFGPAKARSILERIKEQLTDSGLKKLKKAAPEVLLSVLRGEHPQTLALILAHLETKQAATVIEVMDTDLASDVLYRVARMEKVAPDMVAVVEQGLSSKTDLTLSQEMTLSGGPAAVAKVLTLASGSVEKAIIESITQRNHDLAQQITNLMFAFEDLITLDGKSMQRILRDVDSKELALALKAASEELRQHIMKNMSERAAQALQEEMEFLGPVRVKDVEAAQQRIIAAVRTLEEAGEIVLGGRGGDDELIV comes from the coding sequence ATGGCCACCGCCGCCGAACGCGAGCCGCTGAGCGGCGCCCAGAAGGCCGCCGTCCTGTGCATGTCGCTCGGGACGGAGGTGGCCTCCAAGGTCATGCAGCTCCTCGCCCCCGAGCAGGTGGAGGTGGTGTCGCGCGAGATCGCCGCGATGCCGCTCGCCGACACCCGCACGGTCGAGGGCGTGCTGATGGAGTACCGCCAGGTGGCGCGGGCGGTGCAGTCGCTTTCCGAGGGCGGCCTGGGCCGGGCGCAGGAGATCCTGGAGCAGTCCTTCGGCCCGGCCAAGGCGCGGTCCATCCTGGAGCGGATCAAGGAGCAGCTCACCGACAGCGGGCTCAAGAAGCTCAAGAAGGCGGCGCCGGAGGTGCTGCTCTCGGTGCTGCGCGGGGAGCACCCGCAGACCCTGGCGCTCATCCTGGCCCACCTGGAGACCAAGCAGGCCGCCACCGTCATCGAGGTGATGGACACCGACCTGGCCAGCGACGTGCTCTACCGGGTGGCCCGGATGGAAAAGGTGGCGCCCGACATGGTGGCGGTGGTGGAGCAGGGCCTCTCCAGCAAGACCGACCTGACGCTGTCGCAGGAGATGACCCTCTCCGGCGGGCCGGCGGCGGTGGCCAAGGTGCTGACGCTCGCCAGCGGTTCGGTGGAGAAGGCGATCATCGAGTCGATCACCCAGCGCAACCACGACCTGGCGCAGCAGATCACCAACCTGATGTTCGCCTTCGAGGACCTGATCACGCTCGACGGCAAGTCGATGCAGCGGATCCTGCGCGACGTGGACAGCAAGGAGCTGGCGCTGGCGCTCAAGGCGGCCAGCGAGGAGCTGCGCCAGCACATCATGAAGAACATGTCGGAGCGCGCCGCCCAGGCGCTCCAGGAGGAAATGGAGTTCCTCGGCCCGGTGCGGGTGAAGGACGTCGAGGCCGCGCAGCAGCGGATCATCGCCGCGGTGCGCACCCTCGAGGAGGCCGGCGAGATCGTGCTGGGCGGACGGGGCGGGGATGACGAGCTCATCGTCTGA
- the fliF gene encoding flagellar M-ring protein FliF, protein MTSALPPGMIDGVRGLNGTRRFLAFGAVAVALIVMWTMYRYADQPTLVTLYRGLELREAAAMADALTKGSIAFELTSGGTEILVPAAAVAQARVAIAKQGIRADGEKPGNELLDGPNWGRTESEMKSLERRALEGELAKTLEQLHGIERAAVHLGVPETSALRKLDRPAKASVVITARGGRALSSEEVASITYLVANAVPALNPDQVAVLDADGRLLSAPNDAAAGGLTSRQLDQQSRVEHYLAASAEKMLATVLGTGGAQVTVSARLDVEQKETTSESYNPDGAVLQNEQRSEASGADSLDGGTSTVVNNTYLNSRVVEKVTGAPGQIERLTVAVLIDQKAIEKVAGPGASLAQELPRYEQIVRDAIGMDSTRGDRITVNALPFEPLVLVADSGTSEGGGTEQVLVVVERFSRPVVGLVGILAAFLLALKALKPARGGATGGGAAGTGGRSLGGAGGGDDDGDGERELPAVKVPALSASTSKLKNEVQAESTQRPDMAASVVKAWLTQDA, encoded by the coding sequence ATGACCAGCGCGCTTCCGCCCGGCATGATCGACGGTGTCCGCGGCCTCAACGGCACCCGGCGGTTCCTCGCCTTCGGCGCGGTGGCCGTGGCGCTCATCGTCATGTGGACGATGTACCGCTACGCCGACCAGCCGACGCTGGTGACGCTGTACCGGGGCCTGGAGCTGCGGGAGGCGGCCGCGATGGCCGACGCGCTGACCAAGGGCAGCATCGCGTTCGAGCTGACCAGCGGCGGGACCGAGATCCTGGTGCCGGCCGCGGCGGTGGCGCAGGCGCGGGTGGCGATCGCCAAGCAGGGCATCCGCGCCGACGGCGAGAAGCCGGGCAACGAGCTGCTCGACGGCCCCAACTGGGGCCGCACCGAGAGCGAGATGAAGAGCCTGGAGCGGCGCGCCCTCGAGGGGGAGCTGGCCAAGACCCTGGAGCAGCTGCACGGCATCGAGCGGGCGGCGGTGCACCTGGGCGTGCCGGAGACGAGCGCGCTGCGCAAGCTGGACCGGCCGGCCAAGGCCTCGGTGGTCATCACCGCGCGGGGCGGCCGGGCGCTCAGCTCCGAGGAGGTGGCCAGCATCACCTACCTCGTGGCGAACGCCGTCCCCGCCCTCAACCCCGACCAGGTGGCGGTGCTCGATGCCGACGGCCGGCTGCTCTCCGCCCCCAACGACGCGGCGGCGGGAGGCCTGACCTCCCGCCAGCTGGACCAGCAGAGCCGGGTGGAGCACTACCTGGCCGCCAGCGCGGAGAAGATGCTCGCCACGGTGCTCGGCACCGGCGGGGCGCAGGTGACGGTGAGCGCCCGGCTCGACGTGGAGCAGAAGGAGACCACCAGCGAGAGCTACAACCCCGACGGCGCCGTGCTGCAGAACGAGCAGCGCAGCGAGGCCTCCGGGGCCGACAGCCTCGACGGCGGCACCTCGACCGTGGTCAACAACACCTACCTCAATTCCCGGGTGGTGGAGAAAGTCACCGGCGCGCCGGGCCAGATCGAGCGGCTCACCGTGGCCGTGCTCATCGACCAGAAGGCGATCGAGAAGGTGGCCGGTCCCGGCGCCTCCCTGGCGCAGGAGCTGCCGCGCTACGAGCAGATCGTCCGCGACGCCATCGGCATGGACTCCACCCGCGGCGACCGGATCACCGTGAACGCGCTCCCGTTCGAGCCGCTCGTGCTGGTGGCCGACTCCGGGACCAGCGAGGGCGGCGGCACCGAGCAGGTCCTGGTGGTGGTGGAGCGCTTCAGCCGCCCCGTGGTGGGCCTGGTCGGCATCCTCGCGGCCTTCCTCCTGGCGCTCAAGGCGCTCAAGCCGGCGCGTGGCGGGGCCACGGGTGGCGGGGCCGCGGGGACCGGGGGCCGCAGCCTCGGGGGGGCGGGGGGCGGGGATGACGACGGCGACGGGGAGCGGGAGCTCCCCGCGGTGAAGGTGCCGGCGCTCTCCGCGTCGACCAGCAAGCTCAAGAACGAGGTCCAGGCCGAGTCCACCCAGCGCCCGGACATGGCGGCGTCGGTGGTCAAGGCCTGGCTCACCCAGGACGCCTGA
- the fliE gene encoding flagellar hook-basal body complex protein FliE translates to MTAPIRPDGPRLTPLDRALDRFQAPASGPSFADTLARVVNDTHQMQEDASALIARFVRGEPVELHQVMAASEEAGIALEFLVEMRNKVTDAYRSVMNMQI, encoded by the coding sequence ATGACCGCGCCGATTCGCCCTGATGGCCCGCGCCTCACGCCGCTCGACCGGGCGCTGGACCGGTTCCAGGCCCCCGCGAGCGGGCCGTCCTTCGCCGACACGCTGGCACGGGTGGTGAACGACACCCACCAGATGCAGGAGGACGCCTCCGCGCTGATCGCGCGCTTCGTGCGCGGGGAGCCGGTGGAGCTGCACCAGGTGATGGCCGCCAGCGAGGAAGCGGGGATCGCCCTCGAGTTCCTGGTGGAGATGCGCAACAAGGTCACCGACGCCTATCGGTCGGTGATGAACATGCAGATCTGA
- the flgC gene encoding flagellar basal body rod protein FlgC, translating to MARIPGAGAWPPRPVRSLLKPLGVSGAGMGAMSRALDIISQNIANAETTRTPDGGPYQRQVVVFQRDAAGGVQAAGVVQDTRPGSEDYDPGHPDADANGFVKRTNVDVNTEIVDLMIARRVHEANATVFQAAKAMLKRAIDI from the coding sequence ATGGCTAGGATCCCCGGCGCCGGCGCCTGGCCGCCCCGACCGGTGCGTTCGCTGCTCAAGCCGCTGGGCGTGAGCGGGGCGGGGATGGGCGCCATGAGCCGCGCCCTCGACATCATCTCCCAGAACATCGCCAACGCGGAGACCACCCGCACGCCGGACGGCGGGCCGTACCAGCGGCAGGTGGTCGTGTTCCAGCGCGACGCCGCCGGCGGGGTGCAGGCCGCGGGGGTGGTGCAGGACACGCGGCCGGGGAGCGAGGACTACGACCCCGGCCACCCCGACGCCGACGCGAACGGGTTCGTCAAGCGCACCAACGTGGACGTCAACACCGAGATCGTGGACCTGATGATCGCGCGCCGGGTGCACGAGGCCAACGCCACCGTCTTCCAGGCGGCGAAGGCCATGCTCAAGCGCGCCATCGACATCTGA